The Mauremys reevesii isolate NIE-2019 linkage group 1, ASM1616193v1, whole genome shotgun sequence genome segment gtacagtgctttgaaaatgttaagtgctatataaatgctatGGGCTAGATTGTCCCTTGCTCTGTGCATGAGTAGGGAATTCacggggggagggtgtgtgtgttaaGAATTCCCTTTATGTTCCTACATGGGCTGTGCACATGCTGTTTCCCTCTCACCCATGCACACaagtgagtggggagggggcagtgcttTGACTCCACCCTCCCCAAAGCACCAGCCAGAATAGCTGAGCAGGTGCACAGGGTGTTATTGTTTGCTGCTGATATACATCAACAAATCACTAACACccagcaccccacttctgaaacaAGGGAGAAGCAGGGCAGGAATTATGCCTCCCAGAGGTACAATTCCTTCCCTGTGTTGCTACCTATTTCCGCATACACAGGCCTGTGGCAAAGCTACAGTCGAGCCCTGACTAGTTTGATGCATTGAGCCAATACAGATTATTAAATTGTGTATCAAATCAGTTTagatcttttaaaatgaaagggcACAACATTCAGAGGCAGAAAAGAACGGGGATATGGGGCCATGAGAGGCAAAAATGGGTGATTTAAGGTTAATGGGGTAGAAAAGATTAAGAATGCCAGATTTAAGGATAATGCTGAAGATATCACACTGGTAAATACCTTTTTCTGGTTTTCACTGGTTGAGTTAAATTCTTAACATCTCACTATACATTTTTGTATATAGCTGGCTGCCATCAGTGCTGAAATACATTGACTTACTAAAAATGCATAGACTTAAGAAGTCTCACATAAAAGTGTGTTTGTCTATTTTGCTTATTTTGCTTGTCAACCCAGGAAAAGCTATCCCAGGAAAAGCACttttttttgctggtataagctgcTTCTCCACTGGAAGAGatttgtcagcatagctacaaTGGTATAGCTATACCATTTAAGTGTaaactaagtatcagaggggtagccgtgttagtctggatctggaaaagcagcaaagagtcctgtggcaccttatagactaacagacgttttggagcatgagctttcgtgggtgaatacccactttgtcggatgtaAACTAAGTCATCGTAAGTCATCAACTAGAGGGGTGACATATTTATAACAAAATAAAGAACTACTCAAAATTCAAGGTTTTTGGCATTTCATCACAGACTTGAAAGTTGGCCCATATATATGTGGAAAATTGACCTAAGGTGTGGATAGGTTTTACATAAAAATTAAGGGAAGATTTTGAGGGGAAAATAACTATTTCACTTATACTATGAATACAGTGAAATTTGGGGTGCACAAAATCATTCAGAACAATAAAAGTGCCATGCTTAATTCTAATCAACAACAACTGGGGCCATGAGGTGGTAGTACCTAGTGTATCTACCACAAATCCAAGCAATATCTACACGAGACCAAGCTATTTAAACAGCATACATGAATTCCAATAAAGCTAAAATTATGgttcatctctctctttcttttcttaaaaacagaaattccattagCCAGTTTGAGAGGTGAGCAAGGTCCCCCTGGTGAGCCTGGACCAAGAGGGCCACCAGGGGCCCCAGGTTTACCAGGTCATGGAGTGCCAGGAGCCAAAGGAAAACCAGGTCCACAAGGATATCCAGGAATAGGCAAACCAGGTATGCCTGGAATGCCTGGAAAACCAGGAGCAATGGGGCTCCCTGGGTCAAGAGGTGAGATGGGACCAAAGGGAGAGATTGGGCCTATGGGAATACCAGGGCTACAGGGACCACCAGGGCCTCCTGGACTGCCTGGAATAGGAAAACCGGGTGTTCAAGGATTACCAGGACAACCAGGAGTAAAGGGTGAACCAGGAATGAAAGGACCACCAGGACTCCCGGGGCTTCAAGGGCCTAAAGGAGAAAAAGGCATTGGGATTCCAGGTTTACCAGGGTTAAAAGGTCCACCTGGGTTACCTGGCCCTCCAGGTCCAGTTGGACTCCCAGGGATAGGCAAACCAGGAATGATTGGGTTTCCAGGACCACAGGGACCTATAGGTAAACCGGGACTTCCAGGTGAACAAGGGCCACAAGGTCTTCTTGGGGCACCTGGGATTCAAGGTCCACCTGGCCTTCCAGGTGTTGGAAAACCAGGTCAAGATGGAATCCCAGGCCAGCCTGGATTCCCAGGTGGAAAGGGGGAACAAGGCTTGCCGGGTTTACCAGGGCCCCCAGGCCTACCGGGGATTGGGAAACCAGGATTTCCTGGGCCTAAAGGTGATCGTGGCATGGGTGGGTTCCCTGGAGCACTGGGGCCTAAAGGTGAGAAAGGGCACATGGGTCCTCCTGGCATGGGTGGGCCTCCCGGGGAGCCAGGTCAACCAGGATTACCAGGAGTAATGGGGCCATCTGGTGCTGTTGGTTTCCCAGGACCAAAAGGAGAAGGTGGACCTGTAGGGCCTCAAGGACCTATTGGTCCAAAAGGTGAACCTGGCCTACAAGGTTTCCCAGGAAAGCCAGGTTTTCCTGGGGAAGTAGGACCCCCAGGTCTTAGAGGACTACCTGGTCCAATGGGACCAAAGGGAGAAGCTGGTCACAAAGGTTTGCCAGG includes the following:
- the COL8A1 gene encoding collagen alpha-1(VIII) chain isoform X2 → MFSQQTYIERSENLQSTKQTCSMEIPLASLRGEQGPPGEPGPRGPPGAPGLPGHGVPGAKGKPGPQGYPGIGKPGMPGMPGKPGAMGLPGSRGEMGPKGEIGPMGIPGLQGPPGPPGLPGIGKPGVQGLPGQPGVKGEPGMKGPPGLPGLQGPKGEKGIGIPGLPGLKGPPGLPGPPGPVGLPGIGKPGMIGFPGPQGPIGKPGLPGEQGPQGLLGAPGIQGPPGLPGVGKPGQDGIPGQPGFPGGKGEQGLPGLPGPPGLPGIGKPGFPGPKGDRGMGGFPGALGPKGEKGHMGPPGMGGPPGEPGQPGLPGVMGPSGAVGFPGPKGEGGPVGPQGPIGPKGEPGLQGFPGKPGFPGEVGPPGLRGLPGPMGPKGEAGHKGLPGLPGVPGQLGPKGEPGIPGDQGQQGSSGIPGIAGPSGPIGPPGLPGPKGEPGVPGPPGFPGVGKPGISGLQGPPGKPGALGPPGQPGLQGPPGPPGPPGPPVIIPPTPPTIGQYLPEMGPGIDGVKTPPGYMGKKGKNGGAVYEMPAFTAELTTPFPRVGVPVKFDKLLYNGRQNYNPLTGIFTCEIPGIYYFAYHVHCKGASVWVALYKNNEPLMYTYDEYKKGFLDQASGSTVIQLMPGDKVYIQMPSEQAAGLYAGQYVHSSFSGYLLYPM